Proteins from one Thiomicrorhabdus sp. genomic window:
- the ychF gene encoding redox-regulated ATPase YchF, with protein sequence MGIKCGIVGLPNVGKSTLFNALTNAGIESANYPFCTIEPNVGVVPVPDAREDALAEIVQPERVLSATVDFMDIAGLVEGASKGEGLGNKFLANIRETDAIVQVVRCFENDDIVHVAGKVDPISDIEIINMELVFADMESLEKAAVKAQKLGKSGNKDAQAKQALYERVLKEIEEGKLVRLVEMTDDEHLMLRDLHLLTIKPMMYIANVNEDGFENNPLLDKVEALAAEQGAVVVPVCAAIESEIAELDAEDKADFLEEMGQEEPGLNRVIRAAYDLLGLQTYFTAGVKEVRAWTVKKGATAPQAAGVIHTDFEKGFIRAEVTAYEDFIEYKGDAGAKAAGKQRLEGKEYIVQDGDVMHFRFNV encoded by the coding sequence ATGGGAATTAAATGCGGTATTGTCGGTTTGCCGAATGTCGGTAAATCTACGCTTTTCAATGCTTTGACCAACGCCGGAATCGAATCCGCAAACTACCCGTTCTGTACGATTGAGCCGAATGTCGGTGTAGTGCCGGTTCCCGACGCTCGCGAAGATGCGCTTGCCGAGATCGTTCAGCCTGAGAGAGTTTTGTCGGCAACGGTTGATTTCATGGATATTGCCGGTCTGGTTGAAGGCGCTTCCAAAGGGGAAGGTCTGGGAAATAAATTTCTGGCGAATATTCGTGAAACCGATGCGATTGTTCAGGTTGTGCGCTGCTTTGAAAACGACGACATCGTCCATGTTGCCGGAAAGGTAGATCCGATTTCCGATATTGAAATCATCAATATGGAATTGGTGTTTGCGGATATGGAATCTCTGGAAAAAGCCGCAGTCAAAGCGCAAAAGCTTGGTAAGAGCGGCAACAAAGATGCGCAGGCCAAGCAAGCATTGTATGAGCGTGTTCTGAAAGAAATTGAAGAGGGCAAGCTGGTGCGTCTGGTCGAAATGACCGATGACGAGCATCTGATGTTGCGTGACCTGCATCTGCTGACTATCAAGCCGATGATGTATATTGCCAACGTCAATGAAGACGGTTTCGAAAATAACCCACTGTTGGATAAAGTCGAAGCGTTGGCCGCGGAACAGGGTGCTGTGGTTGTTCCGGTTTGCGCAGCCATCGAGTCAGAAATTGCCGAACTGGATGCCGAAGATAAGGCCGACTTTCTGGAAGAAATGGGGCAGGAAGAACCAGGCCTGAACCGCGTTATTCGCGCCGCTTATGATTTGTTGGGTCTGCAAACTTACTTCACGGCCGGAGTAAAAGAAGTGCGCGCCTGGACGGTTAAAAAGGGCGCAACCGCACCGCAAGCAGCCGGTGTCATCCATACCGACTTCGAAAAAGGTTTTATCCGTGCTGAAGTCACGGCTTACGAAGACTTTATCGAATACAAGGGGGATGCCGGAGCAAAAGCCGCCGGTAAACAACGTCTGGAAGGAAAAGAATACATCGTCCAGGACGGCGATGTAATGCACTTCCGTTTTAATGTCTGA
- a CDS encoding ribose-phosphate pyrophosphokinase: MANKNVMIFAGNANVSLAEKISQYLDIPLGKADVGRFSDGEIMVEIKESVRGQDVYVLQPTCTPEPAVNLMEMLVMIDALKRASAGRITAVIPYYGFARQDRRPHSARVPITARLAADMITAAGANRVVTVDLHSDQIQGFFDIPVDNIYGSPLLVDDMNETQDLENVTIVSPDMGGVVRARAVAKAIDADMAIIDKRRPKANVAQIMNIIGDIEGRDCIIIDDMVDTAGTLCKAAQALKDRGAKSVSAYVVHAVLSGPAVENIQNSVLKELVVTDSIPETDVARKCEKIRRVTVAELLGETIRRVNLEESVTALMPR; encoded by the coding sequence ATGGCTAATAAAAATGTTATGATTTTTGCGGGAAACGCAAACGTCAGTCTCGCTGAAAAAATCTCCCAATATCTTGATATCCCCCTTGGTAAAGCCGATGTAGGCCGTTTTAGTGACGGTGAAATCATGGTTGAGATTAAAGAATCTGTTCGTGGTCAAGATGTCTATGTCTTGCAACCAACCTGTACGCCGGAACCGGCGGTTAATCTGATGGAAATGCTGGTGATGATCGATGCACTGAAGCGTGCTTCGGCAGGTCGAATCACAGCCGTTATCCCTTATTACGGTTTTGCTCGACAGGATCGTCGTCCGCATTCAGCCCGTGTACCGATTACGGCTCGTCTGGCAGCCGATATGATTACCGCTGCCGGCGCCAACCGTGTCGTGACGGTGGATCTGCATTCGGATCAGATTCAAGGTTTCTTCGATATCCCGGTCGATAATATTTACGGTTCGCCATTGTTGGTGGATGATATGAATGAAACTCAGGATCTGGAAAATGTCACCATCGTCTCCCCGGATATGGGGGGAGTGGTTCGAGCGCGTGCGGTGGCCAAGGCGATCGATGCGGATATGGCAATCATCGACAAGCGTCGTCCGAAAGCCAATGTGGCACAAATTATGAACATCATCGGCGATATCGAAGGGCGTGACTGCATCATCATCGACGATATGGTCGATACTGCCGGAACCCTGTGTAAGGCCGCCCAGGCTTTGAAAGATCGTGGTGCGAAAAGTGTTTCTGCTTATGTTGTTCATGCGGTTCTTTCCGGCCCGGCCGTTGAAAATATTCAAAATTCGGTTTTGAAAGAATTGGTTGTTACCGACTCGATTCCTGAAACAGATGTGGCTCGCAAATGCGAAAAAATTCGTCGCGTAACCGTTGCGGAACTGTTGGGTGAAACCATTCGCCGTGTCAATCTGGAAGAATCCGTGACCGCCTTGATGCCGCGATAA
- a CDS encoding DUF6339 family protein, whose amino-acid sequence MNLSMFKEKTFLELSNNIAENLELYRAGDFQEIISEKGLIPIEGLDVDLKSLSQLKFEHSDSDELYIEEVRCSMVVYKAFEKLSLYLARDKRLWAFLTHTVLLDYSRARWPIPEDNEEAVRFIKTHFFGAGQRDLERDNAASRLWWMAKLCSNVEGLSLKDALTALLYRSDVRANLIERPTTALNANVFSTVIEQLSESFKNDKTLFERKKFRLLMKSLNIQGGRRLLEIADKNQICKVIDLTV is encoded by the coding sequence ATGAATCTTTCAATGTTTAAGGAAAAAACTTTTTTGGAGTTATCTAATAATATTGCAGAAAACCTTGAGCTATATAGAGCTGGAGATTTTCAAGAGATTATTTCTGAAAAGGGTCTGATTCCAATAGAAGGGCTGGATGTTGATCTTAAGTCTTTAAGTCAGCTTAAATTTGAACACTCTGATTCCGATGAACTATACATTGAAGAAGTCAGATGTTCGATGGTCGTTTACAAGGCATTTGAAAAACTTTCCCTGTATTTGGCTAGGGATAAAAGATTGTGGGCATTTTTAACACATACAGTTTTGCTTGATTATTCAAGAGCTCGATGGCCAATACCTGAAGATAATGAAGAAGCTGTCCGATTTATCAAAACCCATTTTTTTGGAGCTGGCCAGCGTGATCTCGAACGTGATAATGCAGCTTCCAGATTATGGTGGATGGCTAAGTTATGTTCCAATGTCGAGGGTTTATCGTTGAAGGATGCTTTAACTGCTCTGTTATATAGAAGTGATGTAAGAGCTAACTTAATTGAAAGACCCACGACTGCTTTGAATGCTAATGTTTTTTCTACTGTTATTGAACAGTTGAGTGAGTCGTTTAAAAATGACAAGACTCTATTTGAAAGAAAAAAATTTAGGTTGTTGATGAAATCCTTGAATATTCAAGGCGGTAGAAGATTATTAGAGATTGCAGATAAAAACCAAATTTGTAAGGTTATAGACTTAACTGTTTAA
- the dcm gene encoding DNA (cytosine-5-)-methyltransferase, with the protein MKEFQLTAGALFAGIGGFCLGFESVGIKTVWAVENDEDATKTYLNNLKDVRVVCHDGRPADIKKVGVVKDGLEPVDILHAGFPCQSFSIAGKRQGFNDERGKLFFEIIRILNEFENKKPSVIVLENSPNLKNGDDGRWFFEVKKELQRAGYWFRDSNAQELDTYELTNLPQKRNRLFLVAFLRERFKSGKFEFPHQTTNSAKNLSDYVNFTNELDDKSYYLDENNRYHKMISNEVEDTSCIYQLRKYLVRVKDRNVCPTLTANMGAGGHNVPFIHDQRGLRKLTEYECLLIQGFPDWFRFPDDVSKSKRYMQVGNSVSVPIARLLAEKIKSKVLEDRKK; encoded by the coding sequence TTGAAAGAGTTTCAATTGACTGCGGGTGCATTATTTGCAGGTATTGGAGGGTTTTGTCTCGGTTTTGAAAGTGTTGGTATCAAGACTGTATGGGCTGTTGAAAATGATGAAGATGCTACAAAAACGTATTTAAACAACCTAAAGGATGTAAGGGTTGTGTGCCACGATGGCAGACCAGCGGATATTAAAAAGGTTGGAGTTGTTAAGGATGGTCTTGAGCCTGTTGATATTTTACATGCTGGTTTTCCATGTCAGAGCTTTTCAATTGCTGGAAAAAGGCAGGGGTTCAATGATGAAAGGGGAAAGTTATTTTTTGAAATAATTCGAATTTTAAATGAATTTGAAAATAAAAAACCTTCGGTAATCGTCTTAGAGAATTCACCTAACTTGAAGAATGGAGATGATGGACGCTGGTTTTTTGAAGTTAAAAAAGAGCTACAACGTGCAGGTTATTGGTTTAGAGATTCAAATGCACAAGAACTAGATACATACGAATTAACTAATTTGCCACAAAAAAGAAACCGTTTGTTTTTAGTGGCATTTTTAAGAGAGCGTTTTAAAAGTGGAAAATTTGAGTTCCCGCATCAAACTACAAATTCTGCAAAAAACTTATCTGATTATGTTAATTTTACTAATGAACTAGATGATAAGTCTTATTACCTAGATGAGAACAACCGTTATCATAAGATGATATCGAATGAGGTTGAAGATACTTCATGCATTTACCAGTTAAGAAAGTATTTAGTGAGGGTAAAAGATAGGAACGTATGCCCAACGCTAACGGCTAACATGGGGGCTGGTGGGCATAATGTGCCTTTCATTCATGATCAGAGAGGCTTGAGAAAGTTGACTGAATATGAGTGTTTATTGATTCAGGGGTTTCCTGACTGGTTTAGGTTTCCTGATGATGTTTCTAAGTCAAAGAGATATATGCAAGTAGGGAATTCTGTTAGTGTCCCAATTGCCAGATTGTTAGCTGAAAAGATCAAAAGTAAGGTTTTGGAGGATAGGAAGAAATGA
- a CDS encoding DNA cytosine methyltransferase, translated as MTQDNELAAIDIFSGAGGMSVGAALAGINVKVSIELDKHAADTYKVNHPNTKVLQADISTVNPLEHIEKHPFILFGGPPCQGFSLANTRTRSLENPNNWMFKEYLRFVDTLKPEWFVFENVEGFASFNNGEFSKDVKDELKQLGYTISSRILNASDYGVPQNRFRYFIVGHKINSGGIEFDFNALEIKPSVNVYDAIFDLPLLKNGQMSEQLKYKCEPQNEYAQFLRSGMSHSTQNFVSKNNETVIERYKVIKQGQNWKAAKEQGLMTTYTSTHNTHSGIYKRLEYKGKAPTISNYRKSMIIHPTQHRGLSLREAARIQSFPDSYQFMGPLSYMQQQVGNAVPPLLAKAIFEKVVLLSKK; from the coding sequence ATGACTCAAGATAATGAATTAGCCGCTATTGATATTTTTTCTGGTGCTGGGGGGATGAGTGTTGGAGCAGCCCTTGCTGGAATTAATGTAAAAGTATCAATTGAGCTAGATAAACACGCCGCTGACACATATAAAGTCAACCACCCTAACACAAAAGTGTTACAAGCAGACATCTCCACAGTAAATCCTCTTGAACACATCGAAAAACACCCATTCATACTTTTTGGCGGACCTCCTTGCCAAGGTTTTTCACTTGCAAATACGAGAACAAGAAGTTTAGAAAATCCCAATAATTGGATGTTCAAAGAGTACCTAAGATTTGTAGACACCTTAAAGCCTGAATGGTTTGTTTTTGAAAATGTCGAAGGCTTTGCATCTTTTAATAATGGAGAGTTTTCAAAGGATGTCAAAGACGAACTAAAACAACTGGGCTATACAATCTCTTCAAGAATATTAAATGCTTCTGATTATGGTGTACCGCAAAACCGTTTTAGATACTTCATCGTTGGGCATAAAATTAATTCCGGAGGCATTGAATTCGATTTCAATGCTTTGGAAATCAAGCCTTCAGTAAATGTTTATGATGCAATCTTTGATTTACCGTTATTAAAAAATGGACAGATGTCTGAGCAACTTAAATACAAATGTGAACCACAAAATGAGTATGCACAATTCCTAAGATCTGGTATGTCTCATTCAACTCAAAACTTTGTAAGTAAAAACAATGAAACCGTAATAGAAAGATACAAAGTTATCAAACAAGGGCAAAATTGGAAGGCTGCTAAAGAACAAGGGTTAATGACTACTTATACATCAACGCATAACACTCATAGCGGAATATACAAGAGACTCGAATATAAAGGCAAAGCTCCAACAATATCAAATTATAGAAAAAGCATGATTATTCACCCAACTCAACATAGAGGTCTTTCTTTGAGAGAAGCTGCTCGAATCCAAAGCTTTCCTGACTCCTATCAATTTATGGGGCCATTATCATACATGCAACAACAAGTAGGTAATGCAGTACCACCTCTGCTTGCAAAGGCTATTTTTGAAAAAGTAGTTCTACTTTCGAAAAAATAA
- a CDS encoding tetratricopeptide repeat protein → MLGVQKIFKAGGKPQVAVFALAALLFSGCSADGQLRSQPPSASILNVEAVKEPVPELTEEQKRRQHRAVAMYQVMLSEMLVRRGEPSAAYEVMYHAAEQTRIPELAQRAFQFSMASYDIDKIQEAVVLWRKLDPANAAVWRASFLLSLQKNEVDAAFEQWQKFREFSDFELEKLLLLTSQRVVASVATDAGVAFMQKLARTYPQEWSVWVGLGLVAKSAERFELSLDALLHARSKVPEASEAELYRLLATVYLESDQAEDGVKTLTPYVKKHPKDWELQEQMARLEVKAERLKAAESRYQAILKGNPSRVTARLSLALLLIEREVYPQAEAQLKATLTYPEYRDVSNYYLGVIYQAQSKHDLALQAFAKVRHPNYRLDADLHRAEILFSRGQVDDAFALLDSLELRQVDERIKVLRAKAIFAAELEQFEQALEFYAQVLKIDPNHQPALESQSMIFYRLGRFEDYVDNMQHLLRLDPENVDALNGLGYFYVEQNTNLEQARTLLDKALKLEPDNYYVLDSMGWLLYRHKDFQQAKSFLEKSFSIRKDEEVLMHLISVYWQLGNHHKAQSLWKAYQKQYSDNDAFQKLIETLKSGLPVD, encoded by the coding sequence GTGTTAGGGGTGCAAAAAATCTTCAAAGCGGGTGGTAAACCTCAGGTCGCCGTTTTCGCGCTTGCCGCGTTGCTGTTCAGCGGTTGCAGTGCCGATGGTCAACTCCGTTCGCAACCTCCATCAGCTTCGATTTTGAATGTCGAGGCGGTCAAAGAACCGGTTCCGGAATTGACCGAAGAGCAAAAGCGCCGGCAGCACCGCGCGGTCGCGATGTATCAGGTCATGCTTTCCGAAATGCTGGTTCGCCGTGGTGAACCTTCCGCTGCTTATGAAGTCATGTACCATGCTGCCGAGCAGACAAGGATACCGGAGCTGGCACAGCGTGCGTTTCAATTTTCCATGGCCAGTTACGACATAGACAAAATTCAGGAAGCGGTTGTGTTGTGGCGCAAGCTGGATCCTGCCAATGCTGCGGTTTGGCGTGCTTCGTTTTTACTGTCTCTGCAAAAAAATGAGGTTGATGCGGCTTTTGAACAATGGCAGAAATTCCGCGAGTTCAGTGACTTCGAGCTGGAAAAGCTTTTGCTTCTGACCTCGCAGAGAGTCGTGGCATCGGTTGCTACCGATGCCGGTGTCGCTTTTATGCAAAAGTTGGCTCGGACTTATCCACAAGAATGGAGTGTCTGGGTTGGTCTGGGACTGGTGGCCAAAAGTGCGGAACGCTTCGAATTGTCATTGGACGCTTTGCTGCATGCCCGTTCTAAAGTGCCGGAAGCTTCCGAAGCCGAGTTGTACCGTTTGCTGGCAACGGTCTATCTGGAGAGCGATCAAGCCGAAGACGGTGTGAAGACTTTGACGCCTTATGTGAAAAAACATCCGAAGGACTGGGAACTGCAGGAGCAGATGGCGCGTCTGGAAGTGAAAGCCGAACGCCTGAAGGCGGCCGAATCTCGCTATCAGGCAATTCTGAAGGGTAATCCATCGAGAGTAACGGCGCGTTTGTCGCTGGCGCTTTTATTGATTGAGCGCGAAGTTTATCCGCAGGCCGAAGCGCAATTGAAGGCAACGCTGACCTATCCGGAATATCGCGATGTCTCCAATTATTATCTGGGCGTGATTTATCAGGCGCAGAGCAAGCACGATTTGGCATTGCAGGCGTTTGCTAAGGTTCGTCATCCAAATTATCGGTTGGACGCCGATTTACATCGCGCTGAGATATTATTTTCGCGCGGGCAGGTGGATGACGCGTTTGCTTTGCTGGACAGTCTGGAACTTCGGCAAGTTGATGAACGGATTAAGGTACTGAGAGCGAAAGCAATTTTTGCGGCCGAGCTGGAGCAGTTCGAACAGGCACTGGAATTTTATGCTCAGGTTCTTAAAATTGACCCGAATCATCAGCCGGCGCTAGAGTCGCAGTCGATGATCTTTTACCGATTGGGGCGCTTTGAAGACTATGTCGATAATATGCAGCACCTACTGCGTCTGGATCCGGAAAATGTTGATGCCCTGAACGGGCTCGGTTATTTTTATGTTGAACAGAATACGAATCTTGAGCAGGCCCGGACGTTGCTGGATAAGGCACTGAAACTTGAACCGGATAATTATTATGTATTGGACAGCATGGGATGGCTGTTGTATCGCCACAAGGATTTTCAACAGGCGAAGTCTTTTTTGGAAAAATCCTTTTCCATCCGTAAAGATGAAGAGGTTCTGATGCATTTGATCAGTGTTTACTGGCAGCTTGGGAATCACCACAAAGCGCAAAGTCTTTGGAAAGCCTACCAGAAGCAGTACAGCGATAATGATGCCTTTCAAAAGTTGATCGAAACTTTGAAAAGCGGGTTGCCGGTTGACTAA
- a CDS encoding 50S ribosomal protein L25: protein MSQSWKAVIRKQEGKGASRRLRNMGQVPAIIYGDNKDAVSVAFGGHFIKHAFENVDVFNTVLDIDVEGQAESCVVKDVQRHPATGEVAHIDLQRAGSNRLTKKVPLNFIGKNAAPGVKAGGLMSFLQATVEVRCVAKNLPTAINVDVSGMQAGDSMRLSELTMPEGVILTALSHGNSDYDQAVVNISKPKRKG, encoded by the coding sequence ATGAGCCAATCATGGAAAGCAGTTATCCGTAAACAAGAAGGGAAAGGTGCGAGCCGCCGCCTTCGTAATATGGGTCAAGTCCCTGCTATCATCTACGGTGACAACAAAGACGCAGTTTCTGTTGCGTTCGGCGGTCACTTTATTAAGCACGCTTTTGAAAATGTTGACGTATTCAACACGGTTCTTGATATCGATGTTGAAGGTCAGGCCGAGTCTTGTGTTGTTAAAGATGTTCAGCGTCACCCAGCTACCGGTGAAGTTGCGCACATTGACCTGCAACGTGCCGGAAGCAACCGTTTGACCAAGAAAGTTCCTTTGAACTTCATTGGCAAAAACGCGGCGCCAGGTGTTAAGGCCGGCGGTTTGATGTCCTTCTTGCAGGCAACTGTTGAAGTTCGTTGTGTGGCGAAAAACCTGCCTACAGCAATCAACGTAGACGTTTCTGGTATGCAAGCGGGTGACAGCATGCGTTTGTCTGAGCTGACAATGCCTGAAGGTGTTATCTTGACAGCGCTTTCGCACGGTAACTCTGACTACGACCAAGCGGTTGTAAACATCAGTAAGCCTAAGCGTAAAGGTTAA
- a CDS encoding IS3 family transposase (programmed frameshift), with amino-acid sequence MKKSRFSETQIVKILKEVEAGRLVKEVCRDYGISDATYYNWKAKYGGMEISDVKRLKELEEENRRLKQMFAELSLDHKILKDIVGKKAVKPAIRRELVDYARQAFGTSVRRACRIVGISDSVYRYQPDKRKDERVIQALQETVERYPAYGFGKLFKVMKRQGYVWNHKRVYRLYCELKLNKRRRGKKRLPTRNPEPLSVPLAANRCWSIDFMSDSLQCGRRFRTFNVVDDFNREALAIEIDLSLPALRVTRVLERIAAWRGYPDKIRMDNGPEFISTALADWAETNEIQLEFIKPGKPTQNSYVERFNRTYRDEILNMYLFRTLNEVREITDNWVREYNEERPHDSLGDLTPWEYLAKYNPPETSKLECH; translated from the exons ATGAAGAAGTCACGCTTTAGCGAAACGCAGATTGTCAAAATTCTCAAAGAAGTCGAAGCTGGACGTCTGGTTAAAGAGGTCTGTCGGGATTATGGCATCTCGGATGCCACGTACTACAACTGGAAGGCAAAGTACGGCGGCATGGAAATATCGGATGTAAAACGGCTCAAGGAACTTGAAGAAGAGAACCGTCGTCTTAAACAGATGTTTGCCGAACTCAGTCTGGATCACAAGATTCTCAAGGATATCGTTG GAAAAAAAGCTGTAAAGCCAGCCATTCGACGCGAGCTGGTGGATTATGCCAGACAAGCCTTTGGGACAAGCGTTCGGCGAGCCTGTCGCATTGTTGGCATTAGTGACTCGGTTTATCGTTATCAACCGGACAAGCGCAAAGATGAGCGCGTTATTCAGGCATTGCAAGAGACGGTAGAACGCTATCCTGCTTACGGCTTTGGCAAGCTATTCAAGGTCATGAAGCGACAAGGCTATGTATGGAATCACAAACGGGTCTACCGACTGTACTGTGAACTTAAACTGAACAAGCGACGACGCGGCAAAAAGCGGTTGCCAACACGCAATCCTGAACCATTGAGTGTGCCGTTGGCGGCCAACCGATGCTGGTCAATCGATTTTATGAGCGACAGCCTGCAATGCGGGCGTCGCTTTAGAACATTTAATGTGGTGGACGATTTTAATCGCGAGGCACTCGCCATTGAAATTGATCTTAGTTTACCAGCATTACGAGTGACCAGGGTGTTGGAGCGCATTGCTGCTTGGCGAGGTTACCCGGATAAGATTCGGATGGATAATGGTCCTGAGTTTATCTCAACTGCACTGGCAGATTGGGCCGAAACCAATGAAATCCAACTGGAATTCATCAAGCCAGGCAAGCCAACACAGAACTCCTATGTTGAACGATTCAATCGGACATACCGAGATGAAATCCTGAATATGTACTTGTTCAGGACACTGAACGAAGTGCGGGAAATCACCGACAACTGGGTAAGAGAATATAACGAAGAACGGCCACATGACTCTCTCGGAGACTTGACCCCTTGGGAATATTTGGCCAAATATAACCCGCCGGAAACCTCTAAATTAGAGTGTCACTGA
- the pth gene encoding aminoacyl-tRNA hydrolase — translation MSSVRLIVGLGNPGDKYDQTRHNAGFWFVDEVARQFGTVFRPETKFLGEAARIQRNGLDVWLLKPATFMNRSGQSIQALAKFYKIPVESILVVHDELDLPPGVAKLKKGGGHGGHNGLRDTIAAMGKEFLRLRLGIGHPGHRDQVVDYVLKAPSKSDRQLIDDASYQATKILEDLMHGRLEKAMMTLHTK, via the coding sequence ATGTCATCTGTTCGATTAATTGTTGGTCTGGGAAATCCAGGCGATAAATACGATCAGACCCGACATAACGCCGGTTTTTGGTTTGTGGACGAGGTAGCGCGTCAGTTCGGCACGGTATTTCGTCCAGAAACCAAATTTCTTGGTGAAGCGGCACGTATTCAGCGCAATGGTCTGGATGTCTGGCTGCTGAAACCGGCCACTTTTATGAATCGCAGCGGCCAGTCGATTCAGGCACTTGCCAAATTCTATAAAATTCCGGTGGAGTCGATTTTGGTGGTCCATGATGAGCTGGATTTGCCTCCGGGTGTCGCCAAGTTGAAAAAAGGCGGAGGTCATGGTGGGCATAATGGCTTGCGGGATACCATTGCCGCGATGGGTAAAGAATTTTTGAGATTGCGTCTTGGTATCGGTCACCCGGGGCATCGTGATCAGGTCGTTGATTATGTTCTCAAGGCGCCGTCAAAGAGTGATCGTCAATTAATTGATGACGCCAGTTATCAAGCTACCAAAATACTGGAAGATTTAATGCATGGTCGGCTTGAAAAAGCCATGATGACTCTGCATACCAAATAA